One Cicer arietinum cultivar CDC Frontier isolate Library 1 chromosome 8, Cicar.CDCFrontier_v2.0, whole genome shotgun sequence DNA segment encodes these proteins:
- the LOC101504685 gene encoding pentatricopeptide repeat-containing protein At5g50280, chloroplastic-like, whose amino-acid sequence MFEPGGYEDAWKVYESMETDNVLPDHVTCSIMIIFMRKLGHSAKNAWQFFEKMNRKGIKWGEEVLGALIKSFCVEGLVSEALIIQSEMEKKGISSNAIVYNTPMDTYCKSNRIEEAKGLFVEMKAKGIKPTAATFNILMYVYSRRMQPKIVENLLAEMQDFGLKPTANSYTCLISAYGRQKKMSDVAADAFLKMKKFGIKPTSHSYTAMIHAYSVSGWHEKAYVAFENMIREGIKPSIETYTTLLDAFRRAGDTETLMKIWKLMMSEKVKGTQVTFNILVDGLAKQGLFMEARDVISEFGKIELQQTVMTYNMLINAYARGGLDSKLPQLLKEMKTLKLRPDSITYSTMIYAFVRVRDFKRAFFYHKQMVKSGQVMELSSYQGKNMSSGSTRQDM is encoded by the exons ATGTTTGAGCCTGGCGG GTATGAAGATGCTTGGAAGGTTTACGAGTCGATGGAAACAGATAATGTTCTTCCAGATCACGTGACATGctctattatgattatttttatgagaaaaCTTGGCCATAGCGCAAAAAATGCTTGgcaattttttgagaaaatgaataGAAAAGGAATCAAATGGGGCGAAGAAGTCCTTGGTGCATTGATAAAGTCGTTTTGTGTCGAGGGTCTGGTGAGTGAAGCTCTCATCATCCAATCTGAAATGGAGAAGAAAGGGATTTCTTCAAATGCAATTGTGTACAACACTCCGATGGACACATATTGTAAATCCAATCGGATAGAGGAAGCCAAAGGCCTTTTTGTCGAGATGAAAGCGAAAGGGATTAAACCGACTGCAGCTACCTTCAACATTCTAATGTATGTGTACAGCCGAAGAATGCAACCTAAGATTGTAGAGAATCTTCTGGCAGAAATGCAGGATTTTGGGTTGAAGCCAACTGCCAATTCGTATACTTGTCTAATCAGTGCATATGGGAGGCAGAAAAAGATGAGCGACGTGGCCGCAGATGCATtcttgaagatgaagaaattcgGTATAAAACCCACTTCACATTCCTATACAGCGATGATCCATGCCTATTCGGTTAGTGGCTGGCACGAGAAAGCTTACGTGGCATTCGAAAACATGATCAGAGAAGGTATTAAACCTTCGATAGAAACCTACACTACATTACTAGATGCATTCAGACGTGCTGGTGACACAGAAACATTGATGAAAATATGGAAGCTGATGATGAGCGAAAAAGTTAAAGGAACGCAGGTTACATTCAACATTCTTGTGGACGGTTTAGCCAAACAAGGTCTCTTCATGGAAGCAAGAGACGTAATATCCGAATTTGGGAAGATTGAATTACAACAGACAGTGATGACATATAATATGCTGATAAATGCATATGCGCGAGGAGGGCTAGACTCGAAGCTTCCGCAGTTGTTGAAAGAGATGAAAACTCTTAAATTAAGACCAGATTCTATAACATATTCAACTATGATATATGCTTTTGTCCGCGTTCGAGACTTTAAGAGGGCATTTTTTTATCACAAGCAGATGGTCAAGAGTGGGCAGGTGATGGAGTTAAGTTCTTACCAGGGAAAAAATATGAGTTCTGGAAGTACAAGACAGGACATGTGA